In Euphorbia lathyris chromosome 9, ddEupLath1.1, whole genome shotgun sequence, the following are encoded in one genomic region:
- the LOC136206259 gene encoding long chain acyl-CoA synthetase 7, peroxisomal-like has product MESTAQRRLNAIQGHLLPSTTDDNTLLQANLTASHFFQGEKYSVILPEKLHTGKWNVYRSVRSPLKLVNRFPDHPTIATLHDNFVHAVETFQDCNYLGTRIRQDGTVGDYTWMTYGEVGTAREAIGSGLRYHGIQKGASIGMYFINRPEWMILDHACAAYSYISVPLYDTLGPDAVKYVVDHADLQAIFCVPETLNILLSFVSEIPSVRLIVVVGGVDRQLPPLSSTSGIKLIAYPKLLAVGRSNRQPFTPPKAEDTATICYTSGTTGTPKGVVLTHANLIASVAGFSIAIKFKPSDIYISYLPLAHIYERANQIMCAYSGVAVGFYQGDNLKLMDDLAVLRPTIFCSVPRLYNRIYDGIINAVKTSGVLREKLFTTAYNSKKQAIISGRNPSPMWDRLVFNKIKGKLGGRVRFMGSGASPLSPDVMDFLRVCFGCQVFEGYGMTETSCVISVMDEGDNLSGHVGSPSAACEIKLVDVPEMNYTSDDQPYPRGEICVRGPTIFQGYYKDDVQTREIFGGDGWMHTGDIGLWLPGGRLKIIDRKKNIFKLAQGEYIAPEKIENVYAKCRFVSQCFIYGDSFNSSLVAVVVVDPDVIKDWAVSEGIKFDDLGQLCNDPRAGTAVLAEMDEVGKQAQLRGFEFAKAVTLVPEPFTLENGLLTPTFKIKRPQAKEYFAEAISNMYSQLATLSPIPHKL; this is encoded by the exons ATGGAATCCACAGCTCAACGTCGCCTCAATGCCATTCAGGGCCATCTCCTTCCCTCCACCACCGACGATAACACACTTCTCCAGGCTAATCTCACTGCTTCGCATTTCTTCCAAG gcGAAAAGTACAGTGTGATTCTACCTGAGAAGTTGCACACAGGGAAGTGGAATGTCTATCG GTCCGTACGGTCCCCGTTGAAGCTTGTAAATAGGTTTCCTGATCATCCTACGATTGCCACGTTACACGATAATTTTGT GCATGCTGTTGAAACTTTTCAAGACTGTAATTACTTGGGCACACGAATTAGGCAGGATGGAACAGTTGGAGA TTACACGTGGATGACATATGGAGAAGTAGGCACAGCTAGAGAAGCAATAGGTTCTGGTCTTCGTTATCATGGGATACAAAAG GGAGCTTCCATTGGAATGTATTTTATAAATAGACCAGAGTGGATGATTCTGGATCATGCTTGTGCAGCGTATTCTTACATCTCAGTTCCCTTATATGACACTCTTG GTCCTGATGCTGTTAAGTATGTTGTGGATCATGCTGATCTGCAGGCTATCTTTTGTGTCCCTGAGACTTTGAACATC TTGCTCAGCTTTGTATCTGAGATTCCATCAGTGCGACTTATTGTG GTAGTGGGAGGAGTAGACAGACAGTTACCACCTCTTTCTTCAACATCTGGAATCAAGCTCATAGCTTATCCAAAACTGCTTGCTGTG GGCCGCAGTAATCGGCAGCCTTTTACACCTCCTAAAGCTGAGGACACAGCAACTATATGTTACACCAGTGGTACTACTGGCACCCCAAAG GGAGTTGTCCTGACACATGCAAACTTGATTGCAAGTGTTGCTGGTTTCAGTATTGCAATTAAATTCAAACCCTCAGATAT TTATATATCTTATCTTCCTTTAGCTCACATATATGAACGAGCCAACCAGATTATGTGTGCTTACTCTGGTGTTGCTGTTGGCTTCTATCAAGGG GACAACCTGAAGTTGATGGATGATTTGGCTGTTCTAAGACCTACAATATTTTGTAGTGTTCCTCGGTTATATAATCGTATATATGATGG AATTATAAATGCTGTGAAGACTTCTGGTGTTTTGAGGGAGAAGCTATTTACAACTGCCTACAACTCCAAGAAGCAAGCCATTATAAGTG GCCGAAATCCATCACCAATGTGGGACCGATTggtatttaataaaataaagggaAAGCTTGGGGGCCGAGTTCGTTTTATGGGGTCAGGTGCTTCACCTTTGTCACCTGATGTAATGGACTTTCTAAGGGT GTGCTTTGGCTGTCAAGTATTTGAGGGTTACGGAATGACTGAGACATCTTGTGTGATAAGTGTCATGGATGAGGGTGACAATTTATCTGGTCATGTTGGGTCCCCTAGTGCCGCCTGTG AAATAAAGCTAGTAGATGTTCCTGAAATGAATTACACCTCTGACGATCAGCCATATCCGCGAGGAGAAATTTGTGTCAGGGGTCCTACCATCTTCCAAGGCTACTATAAAGATGATGTTCAAAC GAGGGAAATATTTGGTGGTGATGGTTGGATGCATACTGGAGATATTGGATTATGGTTACCTGGAGGACGCCTCAAAATTATTGATAG gaagaaaaacatttttaagtTGGCTCAAGGCGAGTATATTGCACCAGAGAAGATTGAGAATGTATATGCCAAATGCAGATTTGTCTCCCAGTGTTTTATATATG GTGATAGCTTCAACTCCTCTTTAGTAGCTGTAGTTGTTGTGGACCCAGATGTAATTAAAGATTGGGCTGTATCTGAAGGAATCAAG TTTGATGATTTAGGACAATTGTGCAATGATCCAAGAGCAGGGACTGCAGTTCTTGCAGAGATGGATGAGGTTGGAAAACAGGCCCAG TTGAGAGGTTTTGAATTTGCAAAAGCTGTAACATTGGTGCCTGAACCTTTCACTTTGGAGAATGGCTTATTAACTCCGACATTTAAG ATCAAGAGACCTCAAGCAAAGGAATACTTTGCGGAAGCCATATCAAATATGTATTCTCAGCTGGCTACATTGAGTCCAATACCGCATAAGTTGTAA
- the LOC136206507 gene encoding aminopeptidase P2, with amino-acid sequence MYSLASPVMQPFTLTSSLTRSSHSLYTRFLSTTFPRSIFPNFKTRPKFYTSVPKSPFLLQNCSSITAKPSSEIRRNRTTKSEPDEKLRALRELFSKPGIGIDAYIIPSQDAHQSEFIAECYMRRAYISGFTGSAGTAVVTKEKAALWTDGRYFLQAEKQLNSSWTLMRAGNLGVPTAMEWLNDVLPPGAKVGIDPFLFSFDAAEELKDTIARKNHKLIYLYDSNLVDQIWKESRPKSPNKPIRVHDLKYAGMNVVSKLSSLRSELLDVGASAIVISMLDEIAWLLNLRGGDVPHSPVTYAYLIVEIHGAKLFVDNSKITPAVSNYLKDAGVKLRPYDSILPEIESLALQGIELWLDTSSVNAAVVHTYMSACDRHLENFGNNNNSKTKTYDGSNGQLQGPSGVFKPSPISLAKAVKNSAELEGMKSSHLRDAAALAQFWAWLEDELKKDVKLTEVDVADKLLEFRSEQAGFVDTSFDTISGSGANGAIIHYKPEVESCSFVDPEKLFLLDSGAQYVDGTTDITRTVHFGEPTAREKECFTRVLQGHIALDQAVFPENTPGFVLDGFARSCLWKIGLDYRHGTGHGVGAALNVHEGPQSISYRYGNMTPLQKGMIVSNEPGYYEDHAFGIRIENLLHVEVVETPNRFGGVDYLGFEKLTFFPIQAKLIDLSLLSASEIDWLNDYHSQVWEKVSPLLDGRVREWLWNNTRPLVKL; translated from the exons GATCTTCTCACTCTCTCTATACTCGTTTTCTCTCTACCACATTTCCTCGTTCCATTTTCCCCAATTTCAAAACCCGCCCCAAATTCTATACTAGTGTCcccaaatccccatttttattacAGAATTGCAGTTCTATCACTGCCAAGCCTTCTTCTGAAATTCGGAGGAACCGCACCACTAAATCCGAACCAGACGAGAAACTCCGTGCTCTCCGCGAGCTTTTCTCCAAGCCCGGGATTGGTATCGACGCCTATATTATACCTTCCCAGGATGCTCACCAG AGTGAATTCATTGCTGAATGTTATATGCGGAGGGCTTATATATCAGGATTTACCGGTAGTGCTGGCACTGCTGTTGTCACAAAGGAGAAGGCTGCTCTTTGGACAGATGGACGTTATTTTCTTCAG GCTGAGAAGCAGTTGAACTCTAGTTGGACCCTCATGCGGGCTGGTAATCTTGGAGTCCCAACTGCAATGGAATGGCTTAATGATGTTTTGCCTCCTGGAGCTAAAGTTGGCATTGATCCT tttctcttttcttttgatgctgCTGAGGAGTTGAAGGATACTATAGCTCGGAAGAATCACAAGTTGATTTACTTGTATGATTCAAATCTTGTTGATCAAATATGGAAGGAATCAAGGCCAAAATCTCCAAATAAACCAATTAGAGTACATGACCTAAAATATGCAGGTATGAATGTTGTGTCAAAGCTGTCTTCCCTGAGATCCGAGCTTCTTGATGTTGGTGCATCTGCAATCGTTATTTCAATGCTCGATGAAATTGCCTGGCTCCTGAACTTG AGAGGGGGTGATGTACCTCATTCTCCAGTGACATATGCTTACTTAATAGTGGAGATTCATGGAGCCAAATTATTTGTGGACAATTCTAAAATCACACCTGCGGTATCGAATTATTTGAAAGATGCAGGTGTCAAATTGAGGCCCTATGATTCCATCCTTCCTGAGATAGAAAG TTTAGCTCTACAAGGGATTGAATTATGGTTGGATACTTCATCCGTGAATGCTGCTGTAGTCCACACCTACATGTCTGCCTGTGATAGGCATCTGGAAAACTTTGGAAATAACAATAATAGTAAAACTAAGACATATGATGGTTCCAACGGTCAACTCCAGGGACCTTCTGGAGTTTTTAAGCCATCACCAATATCTCTGGCAAAAGCAGTGAAAAATTCAGCAGAGTTAGAAGGCATGAAAAGTTCACACTTAAG GGATGCAGCTGCTCTTGCACAGTTTTGGGCTTGGCTGGAAGATGAACTAAAAAAAGATGTGAAACTGACAGAAGTAGATGTTGCAGATAAACTTCTTGAATTCCGTTCAGAACAGGCTGGTTTTGTGGATACTAGCTTTGATACGATAAGTG GTTCTGGTGCTAATGGAGCTATTATACACTATAAACCTGAAGTAGAGAGCTGTAGTTTTGTGGATCCAGAAAAGCTCTTTCTATTGGATAGTGGAGCTCAATATGTTGATGGAACAACTGATATAACCAGGACAGTGCACTTTGGTGAACCTACTGCTCGTGAGAAGGAATGCTTCACTCGGGTTCTACAG GGGCATATAGCCCTTGATCAGGCAGTATTCCCTGAAAATACACCTGGTTTCGTGTTGGATGGATTTGCTCGATCTTGTTTGTGGAAGATAGGGCTTGACTACAGGCATG GGACTGGACATGGTGTAGGAGCTGCATTAAATGTTCATGAAGGCCCACAAAGCATTAGCTATCGATATGGAAATATGACTCCCTTGCAGAAGGGCATGATAGTAAGCAATGAACCTGGGTATTATGAAGACCATGCTTTTGGAATTCGCATTGAG AATCTTCTTCATGTGGAAGTTGTCGAAACTCCAAATCGCTTTGGAGGAGTAGATTATCTGGGATTTGAAAAGCTCACTTTTTTCCCCATTCAG GCAAAACTGATAGACTTATCCTTGCTCTCTGCTAGTGAGATTGATTGGCTTAATGATTACCATTCACAAGTTTGGGAGAAG GTATCGCCATTGCTGGATGGTCGTGTTCGCGAATGGCTTTGGAACAACACAAGACCGCTTGTCAAACTGTGA